A genomic window from Halogeometricum borinquense DSM 11551 includes:
- the nth gene encoding endonuclease III, whose translation MGTSLDTREAQVEEILDRLYEAYPDTTISLNFSTRLELLIAVVLSAQCTDERVNEVTAELFEKYQTPEDYAAADVEELADDIYGITFHNNKAGYLQSIGETLVEEHDGEVPDTMSELTDLSGVGRKTANVVLQHGHDVVEGIVVDTHVRRLSRRLGITEEERPEKIEQDLMPVVPEADWQQFTHLFISHGRAVCDARNPDCDECVLEDLCPSSKLDHDVDLASGEAW comes from the coding sequence ATGGGAACATCACTCGACACGCGCGAGGCGCAGGTTGAGGAGATACTCGACCGACTCTACGAAGCGTATCCCGACACGACCATCTCGCTGAACTTCTCGACCAGACTCGAACTGCTCATCGCCGTCGTCCTCTCGGCGCAGTGTACCGACGAACGAGTGAACGAAGTCACGGCGGAACTGTTCGAGAAGTACCAGACACCGGAAGACTACGCCGCAGCGGATGTCGAGGAACTGGCCGACGACATCTACGGCATCACCTTCCACAACAACAAGGCCGGATACCTGCAGTCTATCGGTGAGACGCTGGTCGAAGAACACGACGGTGAGGTGCCGGATACGATGAGCGAACTCACCGATCTTTCGGGCGTTGGACGAAAGACGGCGAACGTCGTCCTGCAACACGGTCACGACGTTGTCGAAGGTATCGTCGTCGATACGCACGTTCGACGCCTCTCGCGGCGACTCGGAATCACGGAGGAGGAACGCCCGGAGAAAATAGAGCAGGACTTGATGCCCGTCGTTCCCGAAGCAGACTGGCAGCAGTTTACCCATCTGTTTATCAGCCATGGCCGCGCCGTCTGCGATGCACGTAACCCAGACTGTGACGAGTGTGTCCTTGAGGATCTCTGCCCATCGTCAAAACTGGACCACGACGTCGATTTAGCCAGCGGCGAGGCGTGGTAG
- a CDS encoding DUF7321 family protein — protein MVSDAAIATGAALMVTVSFPFYIYGAWIMIDTETVTWDVLIYHLKFIVPGLILTTVPVVFWMAPRLLDQLGGFSALHAVLGLQAYALLAFALTGIIRIYQAKRNADLYHDPDQDIELDDLHEHMGAWRGRLRIGVFGYVILWILAWFLGIYQYVSSYLL, from the coding sequence ATGGTATCTGATGCGGCCATCGCAACGGGGGCGGCGTTGATGGTCACGGTCAGTTTTCCGTTCTACATCTACGGCGCGTGGATAATGATCGATACGGAGACGGTGACGTGGGACGTGCTGATCTACCACCTCAAGTTCATCGTCCCCGGTCTCATCCTCACCACGGTACCCGTCGTCTTCTGGATGGCGCCGCGACTCCTCGATCAACTCGGGGGATTCTCCGCACTCCACGCGGTCCTCGGCCTACAGGCGTACGCGTTGCTCGCGTTCGCGCTCACGGGTATCATTCGTATCTACCAAGCCAAACGTAATGCCGACCTCTATCACGACCCGGATCAGGACATAGAATTAGACGACCTGCACGAACACATGGGTGCCTGGCGCGGCCGTCTCCGTATCGGCGTCTTCGGCTACGTTATCCTCTGGATACTCGCGTGGTTCCTCGGCATCTACCAGTACGTCTCGTCGTATCTCTTGTGA
- a CDS encoding DUF7319 domain-containing protein: protein MADASDGTADRQTDLEDTEEAELEALRQEVEEKYDFENFGPSDMAEMSAQEWEAAFDPDSWIVGEELLTRVEKELKSRVARREIFGVVERVRVEGEPHILVYSDEGYALVTPDGDLQGEGTVYRDVRPTLVLCSMDDFEVAEPPEDFSLPAPEEVVDQSSELGNLMLQIIAAGQILGGITLLVLWLFTDLIPFASNARMNIVPPVASAFFLLIGIFLFVVVANARLSDRFRAEEYRNRLRAVQEGGRPDFVPLDDGSGTALESNDRDDSNGAR, encoded by the coding sequence ATGGCTGACGCCTCGGACGGAACCGCAGACCGCCAGACGGACCTCGAAGATACCGAGGAAGCCGAACTCGAAGCACTGCGTCAAGAAGTCGAAGAGAAGTACGACTTCGAGAACTTCGGTCCGTCGGACATGGCGGAGATGTCCGCCCAAGAGTGGGAGGCGGCGTTCGATCCCGACTCGTGGATCGTTGGCGAAGAGCTTCTTACCCGAGTGGAAAAGGAACTGAAGAGCCGCGTCGCCCGACGGGAGATATTCGGCGTCGTCGAACGCGTCCGCGTCGAGGGCGAACCGCATATCCTCGTATACTCCGACGAGGGGTACGCACTCGTCACGCCGGATGGCGACCTCCAAGGAGAGGGTACCGTCTACCGCGACGTACGGCCGACGCTGGTTCTCTGTTCGATGGATGACTTCGAGGTAGCGGAACCGCCCGAAGACTTCTCGTTACCGGCTCCGGAGGAAGTGGTCGATCAATCGAGTGAGCTCGGGAACCTGATGTTGCAGATAATCGCCGCCGGACAGATTCTTGGCGGCATCACGCTGTTGGTGCTGTGGTTGTTCACTGATCTGATCCCGTTCGCCTCGAACGCGAGAATGAACATCGTTCCACCTGTCGCGTCCGCATTCTTCCTCCTCATCGGGATCTTTCTGTTTGTCGTCGTTGCCAATGCGCGCCTCTCCGACCGGTTCCGAGCCGAGGAGTATCGGAACCGACTCCGCGCCGTTCAGGAGGGTGGCCGACCAGATTTTGTCCCGCTAGATGACGGATCTGGTACGGCGCTCGAATCCAACGACCGGGACGACAGTAACGGGGCGCGATAG
- a CDS encoding plastocyanin/azurin family copper-binding protein has translation MKRRDFLRAASVPAATATASAAAGVGAAQETGNSTSSGTGTATGTGTGTGTGTGTGNETATGGGGSGGGPTKTVTVGPGNDLVFSPGTGEPLEIAPGTTVEFVWDSNNHNIVVESQPDGANWQGHESIENEGFTYTHTFETLGEYSYFCQPHKSAGMVGTIVVTENPGGGEGGGEKELHELGVPIQAHWVGSATILGIIVSAIFTFYILKYGESPNTGTGRNG, from the coding sequence ATGAAAAGGCGGGACTTTCTGAGAGCGGCAAGCGTCCCTGCCGCCACCGCGACGGCATCTGCCGCCGCCGGAGTCGGGGCCGCCCAAGAGACGGGTAACTCGACGTCGAGCGGGACTGGCACCGCCACCGGAACGGGCACAGGAACAGGTACAGGAACCGGGACCGGAAATGAAACCGCAACGGGCGGTGGTGGTAGTGGTGGTGGACCCACCAAGACCGTCACCGTCGGACCGGGCAATGACCTCGTGTTCTCACCTGGAACCGGGGAACCACTCGAAATCGCTCCCGGGACGACGGTGGAATTCGTTTGGGATTCGAATAACCACAACATCGTCGTTGAGAGCCAACCCGATGGCGCGAACTGGCAGGGTCACGAATCCATCGAGAACGAGGGATTCACGTACACTCACACGTTCGAGACGCTCGGTGAGTATTCGTACTTCTGTCAACCGCACAAATCCGCAGGAATGGTCGGTACCATCGTCGTCACCGAGAATCCCGGTGGCGGAGAAGGCGGTGGCGAGAAGGAACTGCACGAACTCGGTGTCCCGATTCAGGCACACTGGGTCGGTTCTGCCACCATCCTCGGAATCATCGTGAGCGCCATCTTCACGTTCTACATCTTGAAGTACGGCGAGTCCCCAAACACGGGTACTGGGAGGAACGGATAG
- a CDS encoding DUF7318 family protein: protein MSSSGSTYGDIHRYEPARESTAAAIAIVLLTIIEVIFVFLFSYGLVSGWGLSDTGNMFLGAVLAVIFVDLAFILALYRKEFLPDVMIVKKRRRKWEDLYIREEDADGVEFGVGAWDQVKRAVYPYYKR from the coding sequence ATGTCCTCTAGTGGCAGTACCTACGGTGATATTCACCGGTACGAACCGGCGCGCGAGAGTACGGCGGCGGCCATCGCCATCGTTCTCCTGACCATCATCGAGGTCATCTTCGTGTTCCTGTTCAGTTACGGTCTCGTCTCCGGATGGGGCCTGTCGGACACCGGGAACATGTTCCTCGGCGCAGTCCTCGCGGTCATCTTCGTGGACCTCGCGTTCATCCTCGCGCTGTACCGCAAGGAGTTCCTGCCGGACGTAATGATCGTCAAGAAACGGCGTCGGAAGTGGGAAGACCTCTACATCCGCGAAGAAGACGCTGATGGCGTCGAATTCGGTGTCGGTGCGTGGGATCAGGTCAAACGCGCCGTCTACCCGTACTACAAGAGGTAA
- a CDS encoding cytochrome b, with amino-acid sequence MSLERKDEHDHKGWMKKKDLTPVESVFLTTLIWLDKRFRIVDYLELMETLYYRVNLQMPKSHTEQYNLDNKFWYWYPLYTLGLFSTLAYVVAAISGALLGFYYSPSSAAGTEAAGTVAYEQIAFIMTDLQFGFMLRSIHRWAAQVMVAAVFLHMLRVYFTGAYKEPRELNWLLGIILISLTMVFGYTGYLLPWDQLAFWAGQIGVEMSLSIPLIGEWIAQLLFGGFTLSQSTLQRMYILHVFLLPFVVTTLIAIHIGIVWVQGIAEPH; translated from the coding sequence ATGAGTTTAGAACGTAAAGACGAACACGACCACAAGGGCTGGATGAAGAAGAAGGACCTCACACCCGTAGAGTCCGTCTTCCTCACGACGCTCATCTGGCTCGACAAGCGATTCCGAATCGTTGACTATCTGGAGCTGATGGAGACCCTCTACTACCGGGTCAACCTCCAGATGCCGAAAAGTCACACCGAACAGTACAACCTCGACAACAAGTTCTGGTACTGGTACCCGCTGTACACGCTGGGACTGTTTTCGACGCTCGCGTACGTTGTCGCCGCGATAAGCGGCGCACTACTGGGTTTCTACTATTCCCCATCGTCCGCAGCAGGGACCGAAGCGGCCGGCACCGTCGCGTACGAGCAAATCGCGTTCATCATGACCGACCTCCAGTTCGGGTTCATGCTCCGGTCCATCCACCGATGGGCCGCACAGGTGATGGTGGCCGCCGTGTTCCTTCACATGCTCCGCGTCTACTTCACGGGCGCGTACAAGGAACCACGTGAGCTCAACTGGCTCCTCGGCATCATCCTCATCAGCCTGACGATGGTGTTCGGGTACACCGGCTACCTCCTTCCGTGGGACCAACTGGCGTTCTGGGCCGGTCAGATTGGCGTCGAGATGTCGTTGTCCATCCCGCTCATCGGAGAGTGGATCGCACAACTACTGTTCGGCGGCTTCACGTTGAGTCAATCGACACTGCAGCGGATGTACATCTTACACGTGTTCCTGCTGCCGTTCGTCGTGACGACGCTTATCGCCATCCACATCGGCATCGTGTGGGTGCAGGGCATCGCAGAACCACACTAA
- a CDS encoding cytochrome b family protein → MTETNNTDEEIRTDGSGIVAPDDETPTWSERKERSVGLSRLTYEYFERSRREDQDLRQESDYVERDVLAFPTWPHEIIRNLSIASFFVGMILFLSATLPPHIAAPANPSSTPAIILPDWYLYWSFGLLKLGPLNPELSILGGQKLLADRPYGVLANVVVVGAIAIVPFLNKGSARRPVEQPFWASIGVGGVVFAFTISVYSAKNLVPMDVHLLFDLTFLAPLVAGVVTYAVLKTMREGYMYDLNKRYYRLRPPK, encoded by the coding sequence ATGACGGAAACCAACAACACGGACGAAGAGATTCGGACCGACGGAAGCGGTATCGTCGCGCCGGACGACGAGACGCCGACGTGGAGCGAACGCAAAGAACGCTCGGTCGGTCTCTCCCGGCTCACGTACGAGTACTTCGAACGCTCCCGGCGTGAAGACCAAGACCTGCGACAGGAGTCGGACTACGTCGAACGCGACGTGCTCGCGTTCCCGACGTGGCCGCACGAGATTATTCGGAATCTCTCTATTGCGAGCTTCTTCGTCGGGATGATTCTCTTCCTCTCGGCGACCCTCCCACCGCACATCGCTGCGCCCGCGAATCCGAGTTCGACGCCGGCGATCATCCTGCCCGACTGGTATCTCTACTGGTCGTTCGGTCTGTTGAAGCTCGGTCCGCTGAACCCCGAGCTGTCGATCTTGGGCGGACAGAAACTGCTCGCAGACCGACCGTACGGTGTCCTTGCGAACGTCGTCGTCGTTGGCGCTATCGCCATCGTTCCCTTCTTGAACAAGGGATCGGCCCGTCGCCCAGTTGAACAGCCGTTCTGGGCGTCTATCGGTGTCGGCGGTGTCGTGTTCGCGTTTACGATCAGCGTCTACTCCGCGAAGAACCTCGTCCCGATGGACGTACACCTGCTCTTCGACCTGACGTTCCTCGCACCGCTCGTTGCGGGCGTCGTGACGTACGCCGTGCTGAAGACCATGCGCGAAGGGTACATGTACGACCTCAACAAGCGGTACTATCGGCTTCGACCGCCGAAGTAG
- a CDS encoding DUF7315 family membrane protein codes for MTDGDGTASADSTQTGRDDTKRGRRDVVVPLRLYKTVTVFSTLIAVISVVVGFMFLDAATLNVSFVGALITDLRTTLGISIADDVLSTILAVAGLAIIGFGAGVYILGTRFRAQGMGKSQEDSDEDSE; via the coding sequence ATGACCGACGGAGACGGGACAGCGAGCGCTGATTCCACACAGACCGGACGGGACGATACGAAACGCGGCAGACGTGATGTCGTGGTCCCGCTGCGACTCTACAAAACTGTAACAGTGTTCTCGACGCTCATCGCCGTCATCAGCGTCGTTGTCGGGTTCATGTTTCTCGACGCAGCGACACTGAACGTGAGTTTCGTCGGCGCGCTCATTACAGATCTTCGCACGACACTCGGTATCTCCATCGCAGATGATGTCTTGAGCACCATTCTTGCCGTTGCAGGTCTCGCTATCATCGGATTCGGTGCAGGCGTGTACATCCTCGGGACGCGATTCCGCGCCCAAGGAATGGGAAAGTCTCAAGAGGACTCCGACGAAGATTCGGAATAA
- a CDS encoding DUF7314 family protein → MADEFIKGLGIFTAAGLGWMVLAGWYRTSSFESNKQLIEAVSGGGTVFDSLGILLMDSLFWFALLGILAFWVLIPVGRQMRAAIEERRA, encoded by the coding sequence ATGGCTGACGAGTTCATCAAAGGGCTGGGTATCTTCACCGCCGCCGGACTCGGTTGGATGGTACTGGCGGGCTGGTACCGGACGAGCAGTTTCGAGAGTAACAAACAGCTCATCGAGGCCGTCTCCGGAGGCGGTACCGTCTTCGACTCACTCGGTATCCTCCTGATGGACTCGCTGTTTTGGTTCGCCCTCCTCGGCATACTCGCGTTCTGGGTGCTCATCCCAGTTGGCCGACAGATGCGAGCCGCCATCGAAGAGCGCCGCGCGTAG
- a CDS encoding DUF7313 family protein — translation MQPLQFLVPLDALEAVGPVLKYVILGLVLANMLTRVLAHRTHVRQAKEGDGDESLSRYLPHTVTTLLLVLASFAFMILEPHGGMVLSVLVLGVFLADFFEFESRCVEARSKSLELERPKSAVVGSVLVLMYAAYQSLFFLIADYWNAII, via the coding sequence ATGCAACCGTTACAGTTCCTCGTTCCGCTCGACGCGCTGGAGGCCGTCGGACCGGTTCTCAAGTACGTCATCTTGGGACTTGTCCTCGCCAACATGCTGACGCGCGTCCTCGCGCACCGCACACACGTTAGACAGGCTAAAGAGGGAGACGGGGACGAATCGCTCTCGCGGTACCTCCCGCACACTGTCACGACGCTGTTACTCGTCCTCGCGTCGTTCGCATTCATGATCCTCGAACCGCACGGCGGCATGGTGCTGTCCGTCCTCGTGCTCGGCGTGTTCCTCGCTGACTTCTTCGAGTTCGAGTCACGTTGTGTCGAGGCACGGTCGAAGAGCCTCGAACTCGAGCGACCTAAGTCCGCAGTTGTGGGGTCCGTCCTCGTCCTCATGTACGCCGCTTACCAGAGTCTATTCTTCCTCATCGCGGACTACTGGAACGCGATCATCTGA
- a CDS encoding NAD(+)/NADH kinase translates to MSGDAPVIVVRGDGDDANAVAESVAAAGGVVANRSDDGAVDPDAAVADADAVFAVGEAALFEFATADPAAPILPIACTVGHQSVSHADVADAVRALRTGAVRTVEHPVLTVTVDGTLAGTALADVTLMTDEPARISEYAVSTPAERVDSFRADGVVVATPLGSHGYARGVGGPILAPETGVVAVPISPYTTRSDSWVHRLPVTLSVERDEASVTLILDDEEARDVPAYAPIELSVGDDRLFLQFLEQYDDSS, encoded by the coding sequence GTGAGCGGCGACGCACCCGTCATCGTCGTCCGTGGCGACGGTGACGACGCGAACGCAGTCGCCGAATCCGTGGCCGCCGCCGGTGGCGTCGTCGCCAACAGGAGTGACGACGGTGCAGTTGATCCTGACGCCGCTGTGGCCGATGCAGATGCTGTCTTCGCTGTCGGCGAAGCGGCGCTGTTCGAGTTTGCTACTGCAGACCCGGCCGCACCGATTCTCCCTATCGCGTGTACCGTCGGCCACCAATCGGTCTCTCATGCAGATGTCGCGGACGCGGTTCGAGCGCTTCGGACGGGGGCGGTGCGAACGGTCGAACATCCCGTCCTCACAGTCACCGTCGATGGCACTCTGGCTGGGACCGCTCTCGCGGACGTGACGCTGATGACGGACGAGCCGGCACGTATCTCAGAGTACGCTGTCTCGACGCCTGCAGAGCGTGTCGATTCGTTCCGGGCTGACGGCGTTGTCGTTGCTACGCCCCTGGGAAGTCACGGCTACGCCCGCGGCGTGGGCGGGCCGATTCTCGCACCGGAGACGGGTGTCGTTGCCGTCCCCATCTCGCCGTACACGACACGCTCTGACTCGTGGGTACATCGCCTGCCAGTTACACTATCGGTCGAACGTGACGAGGCGTCTGTCACGCTCATTCTTGACGACGAGGAAGCCCGTGACGTTCCCGCCTACGCACCGATCGAACTCTCTGTCGGAGACGACCGACTGTTTCTACAGTTCTTGGAACAGTACGACGACTCGTCATAG
- a CDS encoding M28 family peptidase yields the protein MTDWIGKTFTSDFGWDHLESLVDIGDRMAGSPGEREAMELTRDALEAAGARNAHIDTFEIQGWERGDSRVVTDGTTQDCIALPRSPSDASSGEFVDLGYGLPEDFEADLSGKVVMVSSTVPDHYERFIHRREKYYHAVEAGAEAFVFANHVEGCLPPTGSVGTEESPVGDIPAVGVSKEVGTRLARRFEGEAVTVEVDCETPPAESGNVHAELGPDTEDELLVTSHLDAHDIAEGAWDNGSGTAMVVELARILAEREDELETRVRFIAFGAEEVGLVGSGHESDRLGDEREHIKAVVNNDGVVFGRTLKFDTHGFDALEAAAESVGDQFDHPVSIVPELVPHSDHWPFTQWGVPGYMISCETAGRGRGWGHTFADTLDKLEVRNLREQAILLAQLVVDLADDEMEIQHKDEAEIIEALEEEDHAAGMKITGDWPY from the coding sequence ATGACTGACTGGATCGGCAAGACGTTCACTAGCGACTTCGGATGGGACCACCTCGAATCACTCGTCGATATCGGTGACCGGATGGCCGGATCACCCGGCGAACGCGAGGCGATGGAGTTGACGCGCGACGCGCTGGAAGCGGCCGGTGCGCGCAACGCCCACATTGATACGTTCGAGATTCAGGGCTGGGAACGCGGTGACAGTCGCGTCGTTACGGACGGGACGACACAGGACTGCATCGCTCTCCCGCGGAGTCCGTCCGACGCGTCGTCCGGTGAGTTCGTTGACCTCGGATACGGTCTCCCCGAGGATTTCGAGGCGGATCTCTCGGGGAAGGTAGTGATGGTCTCTTCGACTGTTCCGGACCACTACGAGCGGTTCATCCATCGCCGAGAGAAGTACTACCACGCTGTTGAGGCGGGTGCAGAAGCGTTCGTCTTCGCCAATCACGTCGAAGGCTGTCTGCCGCCGACCGGGAGCGTCGGCACCGAAGAATCGCCAGTCGGCGACATCCCCGCTGTCGGGGTCAGCAAGGAAGTCGGAACTCGTCTCGCCCGCCGGTTCGAAGGCGAAGCGGTGACCGTCGAGGTAGACTGTGAGACGCCGCCTGCCGAAAGCGGAAACGTCCATGCCGAACTCGGCCCCGACACCGAGGACGAACTCCTCGTCACCAGCCATCTCGACGCACACGACATTGCCGAGGGTGCGTGGGACAACGGATCGGGCACCGCGATGGTGGTCGAACTCGCCCGTATCCTCGCAGAACGAGAGGACGAACTCGAAACGCGCGTCCGCTTCATCGCGTTCGGTGCAGAGGAAGTCGGCCTCGTCGGATCCGGGCACGAGTCTGACCGACTCGGCGACGAGCGGGAGCACATCAAGGCGGTCGTGAACAACGACGGCGTCGTCTTCGGCCGAACACTGAAGTTTGACACCCACGGGTTCGATGCACTCGAAGCGGCGGCCGAGTCGGTCGGAGATCAGTTCGACCATCCCGTCTCTATCGTTCCCGAATTGGTTCCGCACAGCGACCACTGGCCGTTTACGCAGTGGGGTGTGCCGGGCTATATGATCTCTTGTGAGACAGCGGGTCGCGGCCGCGGCTGGGGCCACACGTTCGCCGACACCCTCGACAAGCTGGAAGTGCGGAACCTCCGCGAACAGGCGATTCTGCTCGCACAGCTCGTCGTTGACCTCGCAGACGATGAGATGGAGATTCAACACAAAGACGAGGCGGAGATCATCGAGGCGCTGGAGGAGGAAGACCACGCTGCGGGAATGAAGATAACCGGAGATTGGCCGTACTGA
- a CDS encoding thiolase domain-containing protein, with product MSDVRIAGVGLTPFGEQPERTGRDLFAEAALAAREEAGVPRDAYEGVHYGNFMGAFAERQGHQGPLMAEAAGLDCPAMRHESACASAGIAVRQAVRSIRAGEHDVLLAGGMERMTNLSTSRVTESLAIAADELFEVRSGMNFPGAYALMARAYFEEYGGSREDLAHIAVKNHANAVPNEYAQYRREITVEQAMESLPVATPLHLFDACPITDGASAVVLVSDEYAEEHGLEAPVSITGSGQGGDNLALQDRDAFSRTPAAEKAATAAYEDAGIGPDDVDVAEVHDCFTIAEVLALESLGLFDHGEAITAAREGKTTRDGSLPVNLSGGLKAKGHPVGATGGAQVVEMTKLLRGDHANSDALSDPRVGVTHNAGGTVASAVVHVLEVVE from the coding sequence ATGAGCGACGTTCGAATCGCTGGCGTCGGCCTCACTCCCTTCGGCGAGCAACCGGAGCGGACGGGTCGTGATCTGTTCGCGGAAGCCGCACTCGCGGCCCGTGAGGAAGCTGGCGTGCCACGTGACGCGTACGAGGGGGTCCACTACGGGAACTTCATGGGTGCCTTCGCGGAGCGCCAGGGTCATCAGGGACCGTTGATGGCCGAAGCGGCCGGACTCGACTGTCCCGCGATGCGCCACGAATCGGCGTGTGCCTCCGCCGGTATCGCCGTCAGACAGGCCGTGCGGTCGATCCGCGCGGGCGAACACGACGTTCTCCTTGCGGGCGGGATGGAGCGCATGACGAACCTCTCGACGTCGAGAGTGACCGAATCGCTCGCCATCGCCGCCGACGAACTGTTCGAGGTACGCTCGGGGATGAATTTCCCCGGCGCGTACGCCCTCATGGCTCGCGCGTACTTCGAGGAGTACGGCGGGTCGCGCGAGGATTTAGCGCACATCGCCGTGAAGAACCACGCGAACGCCGTCCCGAACGAATACGCACAGTATCGCCGCGAGATAACCGTCGAACAGGCGATGGAGAGCCTGCCGGTCGCCACGCCGCTTCACCTGTTCGACGCCTGTCCCATCACCGACGGCGCGAGCGCAGTCGTCCTCGTCAGCGACGAGTACGCGGAGGAGCACGGACTGGAGGCTCCCGTTTCGATCACCGGAAGCGGGCAGGGCGGTGACAACCTCGCGCTCCAAGACCGTGACGCGTTCTCGCGGACGCCCGCGGCCGAGAAAGCAGCGACAGCAGCCTACGAGGACGCCGGAATCGGCCCGGACGACGTTGATGTGGCGGAAGTCCACGACTGCTTTACTATCGCGGAAGTACTCGCTCTCGAATCGCTCGGCCTGTTCGACCACGGAGAGGCAATCACCGCGGCCCGCGAGGGGAAAACCACCCGCGACGGGTCGCTTCCGGTGAACCTCTCGGGCGGCCTGAAGGCGAAAGGCCACCCTGTCGGGGCGACGGGCGGCGCACAGGTTGTCGAGATGACGAAACTGCTCCGCGGCGACCACGCCAACAGCGACGCCCTGTCGGACCCGCGTGTCGGCGTCACCCACAACGCGGGTGGGACTGTCGCCAGTGCTGTCGTCCACGTGCTGGAGGTGGTTGAATGA
- a CDS encoding Zn-ribbon domain-containing OB-fold protein has product MTDGGYDEWLAAIGDGEGYYLACPDGHGSLPPRRTCPHCGAMELEKTPLPESGTVETFSEIHVAGPDFASQTPYVTAIASFDAVRLTGVLRGVLDEDGPDPSVGMSVEVHTAENPDTGDTMVVFRPR; this is encoded by the coding sequence ATGACCGACGGTGGCTACGACGAGTGGCTTGCGGCCATCGGCGACGGTGAGGGCTACTATCTGGCCTGTCCGGACGGACACGGGTCGCTCCCGCCGCGCCGGACGTGTCCCCACTGCGGAGCGATGGAACTGGAGAAAACGCCACTCCCCGAGTCGGGTACCGTCGAAACGTTCTCGGAGATTCACGTTGCCGGACCGGACTTCGCCAGTCAGACGCCGTACGTCACAGCCATCGCGTCGTTCGATGCAGTTCGCCTCACAGGCGTTCTGCGCGGCGTGCTGGACGAGGACGGCCCTGACCCATCGGTTGGCATGTCCGTGGAAGTCCACACCGCAGAGAACCCGGACACGGGCGATACGATGGTCGTGTTCCGGCCGCGGTAA
- a CDS encoding alpha/beta fold hydrolase, giving the protein MKLRNVVGGVVAGTGLLAAANAVLSRRTPPLEPALSGEQHTYRWRGMDVHYTEAGDEDDPNLLLLHGVNAAASNGEFREVFDELAEDYHVIAPDLPGFGMSDRPPLRYSAALYEDFIGEFVAEFDDPAVVASSLTASYLIAADPDVSRLILVCPSERGGPEPKEWLRELIRAPVIGEAVFNLIGSKPSIRYFNADHGYADPSRVSDEWIDYEWRTAHQQNARFAPASFISGYLNEDIDLETELADVDVPVTLVWGRDSDLVPLKRGRELAEAADCKLVVFDDTKLLPHVEFPEQFLSTVREDVGIPA; this is encoded by the coding sequence ATGAAGTTGCGAAACGTCGTTGGTGGAGTCGTCGCTGGGACCGGCCTTCTTGCTGCCGCGAACGCCGTTCTGTCGCGTCGGACGCCGCCGCTTGAACCTGCGCTGTCGGGCGAACAGCACACGTATCGCTGGCGCGGCATGGACGTACACTACACTGAGGCGGGCGATGAGGACGATCCGAACTTGCTTCTCCTGCACGGTGTCAACGCTGCCGCATCCAACGGCGAGTTCCGCGAGGTGTTCGACGAACTCGCCGAGGATTACCACGTCATCGCTCCGGACCTTCCGGGATTCGGAATGTCTGACCGGCCGCCGTTGCGCTACTCCGCCGCACTGTACGAGGATTTTATCGGGGAGTTCGTTGCCGAGTTCGACGACCCGGCGGTCGTGGCCTCGTCGCTCACCGCTTCGTATCTCATCGCCGCCGATCCGGACGTGTCACGGCTGATTCTCGTCTGCCCATCCGAACGCGGCGGCCCGGAACCGAAAGAGTGGCTTCGAGAACTCATCCGCGCGCCCGTTATCGGTGAAGCCGTATTCAACCTCATCGGGTCGAAGCCGTCGATCCGGTACTTCAACGCTGACCACGGCTACGCCGATCCGAGTCGGGTGTCCGATGAGTGGATCGACTACGAGTGGCGGACGGCCCACCAACAGAACGCCCGCTTCGCTCCGGCGTCGTTCATCAGCGGCTACCTCAACGAAGATATCGATCTCGAAACCGAACTCGCGGATGTGGACGTGCCCGTAACGTTGGTGTGGGGCCGCGACTCGGATCTCGTCCCGCTGAAGCGCGGACGCGAACTCGCGGAAGCGGCTGACTGTAAACTCGTCGTCTTCGACGACACGAAGCTCTTGCCGCACGTCGAGTTCCCAGAACAGTTCCTCTCGACAGTCAGAGAGGATGTGGGAATCCCCGCGTAA